The Deinococcota bacterium genome has a window encoding:
- a CDS encoding Uma2 family endonuclease — translation MIQPALYRFTVKDYECMGRAGILPEDARVELLDGEIYAMTPIGPKHSFAVAQLVERFVLSLSGQVMVVSQSPIHLSAHSEPEPDIVLLRLPRERYQERLPRAEDILLLIEVADSSLAYDRNKKLPVYATAGIPEVWILDLNENRLEVYRKPQGERYSALTTYAEGERAAPLAFEDSALEWWR, via the coding sequence ATGATTCAGCCCGCTCTCTACCGCTTCACCGTGAAAGACTACGAGTGCATGGGCCGCGCGGGCATCTTGCCCGAGGACGCTCGAGTGGAGCTCTTGGACGGAGAGATTTATGCCATGACGCCGATTGGACCCAAGCATAGCTTCGCCGTCGCCCAACTGGTCGAGCGATTCGTGCTCAGCTTGAGCGGCCAGGTCATGGTCGTGTCGCAAAGTCCCATCCACCTTTCGGCGCATTCCGAGCCCGAGCCTGACATTGTTCTGCTGCGTCTTCCTAGAGAGCGTTATCAAGAGCGCTTGCCGAGAGCGGAGGACATCCTGCTGCTTATCGAGGTTGCCGACAGCAGCCTTGCCTACGACCGCAACAAGAAATTGCCCGTCTACGCCACGGCAGGAATCCCCGAGGTGTGGATTCTCGACTTGAACGAAAACCGCCTCGAGGTCTACCGCAAACCTCAAGGCGAGCGCTACAGCGCCCTGACGACCTACGCCGAGGGCGAAAGGGCCGCGCCGCTGGCCTTCGAGGACAGCGCGCTCGAGTGGTGGAGGTAG